One Amblyomma americanum isolate KBUSLIRL-KWMA chromosome 8, ASM5285725v1, whole genome shotgun sequence DNA window includes the following coding sequences:
- the Nubp1 gene encoding NUBP iron-sulfur cluster assembly factor 1 gives MQGHDRSIQSNVASMADVPSNAPASCPGTASNLAGKAASCEGCPNQRLCASGATKGPDPDVAVIAQRLATVKHIVLVLSGKGGVGKSSVTSLLATGLALAASEPNVAVLDVDVCGPSQPRILGLEGEQVHQSASGWSPVYTEDNLSLISVGFLTAPDDAVIWRGPRKNGMIKQFLRDVDWGDLDYLLVDTPPGTSDEHLSLAQYLKDCNLDGVVLVTTPQEVSLQDVRKQVGFCRKMGLRILGVLENMRGFVCPKCQVRSEIFPASTGGAAALCEELDLPFLGSLPLDPKLAKACDEGKSFLREHPDSPAAEVCREVVQKLSNVLAGQSS, from the exons ATGCAAGGCCATGACCGGTCAATCCAATCCAATGTAGCAAGCATGGCTGATGTTCCTTCAAATGCTCCGGCAA GTTGCCCGGGTACAGCGAGTAACTTAGCGGGCAAGGCCGCTTCTTGTGAGGGGTGTCCCAACCAACGTCTGTGCGCTTCGGGTGCAACCAAGGGACCTGATCCAG ACGTAGCTGTAATAGCGCAGCGCCTGGCGACAGTCAAGCACATTGTGCTTGTGCTTTCGGGGAAAGGAGGAGTCGGAAAGAGCAGCGTGACCTCTCTTTTGGCCACTGGATTGGCACTGGCCGCCTCGGAGCCTAAC GTTGCTGTCCTGGATGTGGATGTTTGTGGTCCATCACAGCCAAGGATCTTGGGCCTTGAAGGGGAACAG GTCCACCAGAGTGCTTCCGGTTGGTCGCCAGTA TACACAGAGGACAACCTGTCACTCATATCTGTTGGGTTCCTGACTGCACCCGACGATGCGGTCATCTGGAGGGGACCTCGCAAGAATG GGATGATCAAGCAGTTCCTTCGAGATGTGGACTGGGGAGACCTGGACTATTTGCTGGTCGACACGCCGCCGGGAACCTCAGATGAGCACCTCAGCCTGGCACAGTACCTCAAGGACTGTAACCTCGATGGAGTCGTACTGGTCACAACACCACAG GAGGTGTCGCTGCAAGATGTTCGCAAGCAGGTGGGCTTCTGTCGCAAGATGGGGCTGAGAATCTTGGGCGTCCTCGAAAACATGCGTGGCTTTGTCTGCCCCAAGTGCCAG GTGCGCAGTGAAATCTTTCCCGCAAGCACAGGAGGTGCAGCTGCACTGTGTGAAGAACTGGACCTGCCTTTTCTGGGCTCACTGCCCCTCGACCCAAAGCTAG CGAAGGCATGTGACGAGGGCAAGTCATTTCTACGCGAGCATCCCGATTCTCCTGCAGCCGAAGTGTGCAGGGAGGTTGTGCAGA